From Onychostoma macrolepis isolate SWU-2019 chromosome 19, ASM1243209v1, whole genome shotgun sequence, a single genomic window includes:
- the LOC131525782 gene encoding progranulin-like translates to MIPVLVLLMAALVAADEPMMDLTEPAESVSVVHCDSYTICPDGTTCCLSPYGVWSCCPFSMGQCCRDGIHCCRHGYHCDSTSTHCLRGWLRLPSSPKPATKAIQKPQSVPFDQALNWQSQTEKVHCDGNVYCPTEQFCCKTSAGQWGCCSEMEL, encoded by the exons ATGATTCCAGTGTTGGTGTTACTCATGGCAGCTCTTGTAGCTGCAGATGAGCCAATGATGGATCTCACAGAACCAGCAGAGTCTGTTTCTGTGGTTCACTGTGATTCTTATACTATATGTCCTGATGGAACAACGTGCTGTCTGAGTCCTTATGGTGTGTGGTCCTGCTGCCCATTCTCAATG GGTCAGTGCTGCAGAGATGGAATTCATTGCTGTCGTCATGGTTATCACTGTGATTCGACATCGACCCATTGTTTGAGGGGGTGGTTGAGACTGCCATCTTCTCCCAAGCCGGCTACCAAAGCTATCCAGAAACCTCAG tcaGTGCCCTTTGACCAGGCTCTCAATTGGCAGAGCCAGACTGAGAAGGTTCATTGTGATGGAAATGTCTACTGCCCAACTGAGCAGTTCTGCTGCAAGACATCAGCTGGCCAGTGGGGGTGCTGCAGTG AGATGGAGTTGTAA